In Reinekea thalattae, a genomic segment contains:
- a CDS encoding ATP-binding protein: MSIAIGEVVSVKGTSIVLQLYEESNKDTLFYNGEKFNGVSIQEFLLIRRGFKDIVARVQGEYLDERLKDEENNCYIRKVELTPIGYFQFDKFHEGIKHLPMIRDIAYLMSEAQVKSIYGKPDENFIVGETLKEEIAVSLPWRRLFNTHIGVFGNTGSGKSNTLTNLYTTLFQNKRDNIHNKSHFVVIDFNGEYTQGQLIPDTGFKEVFNLDTGRQDGDKFPLTQDIFWDEEIFGILFKATENTQKPFLKRIVSGRKRYQATQNSLTTYVKKTIERAFLSTAPRKEFVDLIREISNIVESQDLKEVIGKIVWHSSQNKFFIVGANDFFDGGDGSATYNVHCRAAVEGIDAEHLSSFDELRLRIYSQLLSDLVGGYVQFDHIQPLLKRVEASLTSLDRVFYVGEDLPSTKLLSIISLRKTNQEIKKILPLLLAKYYYGIHKQTVINQSPPEKTFHLIIDEAHNILSTQSNRESESWKDYRLELFEEIIKEGRKFGFFLTLSSQRPADISPTIMSQLHNFFIHRLVNDRDLQLLENTISSLDDLSRQMIPNLPKGCSVITGTSFDIPMVVQFKEMDKGSKPDSDDIDIEALWSES; this comes from the coding sequence ATGAGTATTGCTATTGGTGAGGTGGTTTCGGTTAAAGGCACTAGCATTGTCCTTCAGCTTTATGAGGAGTCTAATAAAGACACTCTTTTCTACAATGGTGAAAAGTTCAACGGTGTTTCGATTCAGGAGTTTTTATTAATTCGCCGTGGATTTAAAGATATTGTCGCTAGAGTTCAAGGGGAGTACTTGGATGAAAGACTCAAGGATGAAGAGAACAATTGTTATATTCGAAAAGTAGAATTAACACCAATCGGGTATTTCCAGTTTGATAAATTTCACGAAGGGATTAAGCATTTACCGATGATTCGCGATATTGCTTACTTGATGAGTGAGGCTCAAGTTAAATCGATATATGGCAAGCCTGATGAGAATTTTATAGTTGGTGAAACACTCAAGGAAGAGATAGCAGTGTCACTACCTTGGAGAAGGTTGTTCAATACACATATTGGTGTTTTCGGTAATACTGGGAGTGGCAAGTCGAATACACTAACGAATCTTTATACGACACTATTCCAAAACAAACGAGATAACATACACAATAAAAGCCACTTTGTTGTGATCGACTTTAATGGTGAATACACCCAAGGCCAGCTAATTCCAGATACTGGGTTTAAGGAGGTATTCAATCTCGATACAGGACGCCAAGATGGCGATAAATTCCCTTTAACACAAGACATTTTTTGGGATGAAGAAATTTTTGGCATCTTATTTAAAGCGACTGAAAACACTCAAAAGCCATTTTTAAAGCGTATTGTTTCTGGAAGGAAGAGGTATCAAGCTACTCAAAATAGTCTAACTACTTACGTTAAAAAAACGATTGAACGAGCTTTTTTAAGTACCGCACCAAGGAAAGAGTTTGTTGACTTGATTCGTGAAATTTCAAATATTGTAGAGTCGCAAGATTTGAAAGAAGTTATTGGTAAAATAGTCTGGCATAGTAGCCAAAATAAGTTTTTTATTGTTGGAGCTAATGACTTTTTTGACGGAGGGGATGGTAGCGCTACATATAATGTTCATTGCAGAGCCGCAGTGGAGGGTATTGATGCAGAGCACCTGTCATCATTCGATGAACTTAGATTGAGAATCTACAGTCAATTACTTTCTGACCTAGTTGGCGGTTATGTTCAGTTTGATCATATACAGCCTCTATTGAAGAGGGTTGAGGCATCGTTAACGTCACTTGACCGTGTTTTTTATGTAGGTGAAGATCTACCTTCAACTAAGCTGCTCTCAATCATCTCTTTACGAAAAACCAATCAAGAAATCAAAAAGATATTGCCTCTTTTGCTTGCTAAGTATTACTACGGTATTCATAAACAGACAGTTATAAATCAAAGTCCACCTGAAAAAACCTTTCATCTGATTATTGATGAGGCTCATAATATTCTTTCGACCCAGTCGAACAGAGAAAGTGAAAGCTGGAAAGATTATAGACTAGAATTGTTTGAAGAAATCATTAAGGAAGGGCGAAAGTTTGGTTTTTTTCTGACTTTATCCAGTCAGAGGCCTGCTGATATTTCTCCAACTATCATGTCTCAACTACATAACTTTTTTATACATCGCTTAGTCAATGATCGAGACTTGCAATTATTGGAGAATACCATTAGCTCCTTGGATGATCTTTCTAGACAGATGATCCCTAATTTACCTAAAGGCTGCTCAGTCATCACCGGTACGTCATTTGATATTCCAATGGTTGTTCAGTTTAAAGAAATGGATAAGGGAAGTAAGCCTGATAGTGACGATATCGATATAGAAGCGCTTTGGAGTGAAAGCTAA
- a CDS encoding SIR2 family protein: MTDKFNLLDVYEQNLNFLIGAGASYGFLPTLALKIKDEDGNNCTFETLAKKYESDDQVKTLLFMHYYNTCIKPGLLVQEGCDEEKQGVTDQYKLFMKTLIQLLNRQKSNSKRANIFTTNYDNCFESASEELLISKEERFYVNDGGSGFQRRIFNIESFNHRIVNRSFSDRYDQYIPQINLLHAHGSINWEKGEADGEIIINYGDCEFYFDFSDDEKELLSAFKDIVENDEKIVAAIDSFKRDNDLEVLDISSFWGNYNKIPIVNPTKWKFHETVFEETYYQILRHLSYELERPNSVLITFGFSFADEHILSLVKRSLSNPSLTLYVSCFNQYEYKSMQKKFEGFSNVQFIYSDEGDMDFARFNSTRFTVNQPKEELCESKSETPSEADHQIIQASSL, translated from the coding sequence ATGACTGATAAATTTAACTTACTTGATGTTTATGAACAAAACCTAAATTTTTTAATCGGTGCGGGCGCATCATATGGTTTTTTACCAACATTGGCTTTGAAAATTAAAGATGAAGACGGGAATAACTGTACCTTCGAAACGCTGGCAAAAAAATATGAGAGTGATGATCAAGTAAAGACTTTGCTGTTTATGCACTATTACAATACTTGCATTAAACCCGGTCTATTAGTGCAAGAAGGTTGTGATGAAGAAAAGCAGGGCGTTACCGATCAATATAAACTCTTTATGAAAACCCTTATTCAGCTATTAAATCGGCAAAAGTCAAATAGTAAAAGAGCGAATATATTTACTACTAACTATGATAATTGCTTTGAATCTGCCAGCGAAGAGTTGTTAATCAGTAAAGAAGAAAGGTTTTATGTGAATGATGGTGGTTCTGGTTTTCAGAGGCGAATATTTAATATTGAGAGCTTTAACCATCGAATCGTAAATAGAAGTTTTTCTGACCGTTACGATCAGTATATTCCGCAAATAAACCTCCTTCACGCACATGGTTCCATTAATTGGGAGAAGGGTGAGGCAGATGGTGAAATCATAATAAATTATGGCGATTGTGAATTTTATTTTGATTTTAGTGATGATGAAAAAGAGTTACTAAGTGCCTTTAAAGATATTGTTGAGAATGATGAGAAAATAGTTGCAGCTATTGATAGCTTCAAGCGTGATAACGACCTCGAAGTTCTTGATATCAGTTCCTTCTGGGGGAACTATAATAAGATACCGATAGTCAATCCAACCAAGTGGAAATTCCATGAGACTGTATTCGAAGAAACCTATTATCAAATTTTACGCCATTTAAGCTATGAGTTAGAGCGGCCTAATTCAGTGCTTATCACATTTGGTTTTTCTTTTGCAGACGAACATATTTTAAGCCTAGTAAAAAGGTCATTATCCAATCCATCGTTGACTTTGTACGTATCTTGCTTCAATCAATATGAATATAAATCTATGCAGAAAAAGTTTGAAGGCTTCTCGAATGTTCAGTTTATTTATTCAGATGAAGGCGATATGGATTTTGCTAGGTTTAACTCAACACGGTTTACTGTAAATCAGCCTAAAGAAGAGTTGTGTGAATCTAAATCAGAAACCCCTTCAGAGGCTGATCATCAAATTATACAGGCTTCCAGTTTATGA
- a CDS encoding ArsR/SmtB family transcription factor produces the protein MTDTQSALPIEELERNAAGAASLLKALSNESRLLILCNLAGGEKCVGELNEKIPLSQSALSQHLARLRSDELVTVRKEAQTVYYRIASKEAEAIISVLYNLYCS, from the coding sequence ATGACAGATACTCAATCCGCCTTACCAATAGAAGAACTAGAAAGAAACGCAGCCGGTGCCGCAAGCTTGCTCAAAGCATTAAGCAACGAAAGCCGCCTATTAATACTGTGTAATCTAGCCGGTGGCGAAAAATGCGTAGGCGAGTTGAACGAGAAAATACCGCTGAGCCAGTCTGCGCTTTCTCAGCATTTAGCGCGTCTGCGTAGCGACGAGCTAGTGACCGTACGTAAAGAAGCCCAAACCGTTTATTACCGCATTGCCAGTAAAGAAGCCGAAGCAATCATCAGTGTTTTGTATAATCTTTACTGCTCGTAA
- a CDS encoding leucyl aminopeptidase, with translation MKLFSASFDLSSVAQQQLFVIHFSDKESSSIAALKASSSVVAQLLNSDAISTKLGNVTPLIGHSDLPAQRISFIGAGNSADFNETAFFKVVASLAGELKSSTVTSAAFTLDDLKPAQRSIEWTAAKASEALLAALYKYDTTKSKKNEPISVTEVALLSSQGDLDSAISTGQAMAKGVNVARELGNLPANICDPDYLAQQARELGQNYSHIDVDILEEEQLLEMGMGAFMAVSQGSDKAGKIIVMKYNGASADEKPHVLVGKGLTFDSGGISIKPAAGMEEMKWDMLGAASVFGAMNTIAELKPKLNIIGVVATAENMVSGGATRPGDVVTCMNGKTVEIINTDAEGRLVLCDTLTYVERFEPASVIDIATLTGAIVVGLGHHATAVYANKDELQAQIVTAGQETWDRGWAMPMWQDYREQLDSPYADLRNVGSRAGGSITAALYLSEFAENYPWAHLDIAGTGWENAKAGATGRPVGMLVQYLLNQQG, from the coding sequence ATGAAATTATTTTCTGCCTCTTTTGATCTCTCTTCTGTTGCCCAGCAGCAGCTGTTTGTTATCCATTTTAGCGACAAAGAAAGTAGCAGCATCGCTGCACTTAAAGCTAGTTCTAGCGTGGTAGCGCAGCTGTTAAACAGCGATGCTATCAGCACAAAACTGGGCAACGTCACGCCGTTAATTGGCCATAGCGATTTACCGGCTCAGCGCATCAGCTTTATTGGTGCTGGCAACTCTGCGGATTTTAACGAAACCGCCTTCTTTAAAGTGGTGGCGAGTCTGGCAGGCGAACTAAAAAGTTCAACCGTGACATCTGCTGCGTTTACCCTTGATGACCTAAAACCTGCACAGCGCTCTATTGAATGGACCGCCGCTAAAGCCAGCGAAGCGCTATTGGCCGCTCTGTACAAATACGATACAACCAAGAGCAAAAAGAACGAGCCAATCAGCGTTACCGAAGTTGCATTACTAAGCAGCCAAGGCGATTTGGATTCTGCCATTAGCACAGGCCAAGCAATGGCTAAAGGTGTAAACGTTGCGCGTGAACTCGGCAACTTACCGGCGAACATCTGCGACCCAGATTACCTAGCACAGCAAGCGCGTGAATTAGGCCAAAACTACAGCCACATCGATGTCGATATCTTAGAAGAAGAGCAGCTGTTAGAGATGGGCATGGGCGCTTTTATGGCAGTTTCGCAAGGCAGCGACAAGGCTGGCAAAATTATTGTAATGAAATACAACGGTGCCAGCGCCGATGAAAAACCACACGTTTTGGTTGGCAAAGGCCTAACCTTCGATTCCGGCGGCATCAGCATTAAACCGGCTGCCGGTATGGAAGAAATGAAATGGGATATGCTCGGCGCGGCGTCGGTATTTGGCGCAATGAACACCATTGCCGAACTAAAGCCTAAGCTGAATATTATCGGCGTTGTGGCAACAGCAGAAAACATGGTTTCTGGTGGCGCAACTCGTCCGGGCGATGTTGTTACCTGCATGAACGGCAAAACCGTTGAGATCATCAATACCGATGCTGAAGGCCGCTTAGTACTGTGCGACACGCTCACCTACGTTGAACGTTTTGAGCCGGCTTCGGTAATTGATATCGCGACATTAACCGGCGCTATTGTTGTTGGCCTTGGCCACCATGCTACAGCGGTTTACGCCAACAAAGACGAGCTGCAAGCGCAAATCGTAACAGCTGGGCAAGAAACTTGGGATCGCGGTTGGGCAATGCCAATGTGGCAAGATTACCGCGAGCAATTAGACTCACCCTATGCCGACTTACGCAATGTTGGCAGCCGAGCTGGCGGCTCTATTACCGCAGCGCTGTACCTTTCTGAATTTGCCGAAAACTACCCTTGGGCGCATTTAGATATTGCCGGTACTGGCTGGGAAAATGCTAAAGCTGGAGCAACCGGTCGCCCTGTTGGCATGTTGGTGCAATACTTGTTGAATCAACAAGGCTAA
- a CDS encoding DNA polymerase III subunit chi translates to MTKIDFHILASHQDIERLQYVARLVMKAQARGHDILIACASAEQSKAVSQALWAARADAFLAHTEIDQAAHSLQLSHTDDCGTHHDILINLCEQVPSYFSRFIRVFEVVSQQPDLLESSRARYRYYQDRGYELNRHDLRQRMPQ, encoded by the coding sequence ATGACTAAAATAGACTTTCATATCTTAGCTTCTCACCAAGACATTGAACGCCTGCAGTATGTTGCAAGGCTGGTTATGAAAGCTCAAGCGCGCGGTCATGATATTTTAATTGCCTGTGCATCTGCAGAACAAAGCAAAGCAGTAAGCCAAGCATTATGGGCTGCTAGAGCCGATGCCTTTTTGGCCCATACCGAAATCGATCAGGCGGCACACTCGTTACAACTTAGCCATACGGACGACTGCGGTACGCACCACGATATTTTGATTAACCTGTGCGAGCAGGTGCCGAGCTATTTTTCACGCTTTATTCGAGTTTTTGAAGTTGTCAGCCAGCAGCCGGATTTATTAGAATCGAGCCGAGCTCGCTATCGTTATTATCAAGACCGAGGTTACGAACTCAATCGACACGATCTACGCCAGCGGATGCCACAATGA
- a CDS encoding valine--tRNA ligase yields MDKTYQPNQIERKHYDQWESNHYFRPSGEGDPYCIMIPPPNVTGSLHMGHAFQQTIMDALIRYNRMMGKDTLWQPGTDHAGIATQMVVERLLSAEGKTRHDLGRETFIDRVWEWKNQSGGTITNQMRRLGDSVDWERERFTMDEGLSEAVREVFVQLYDEGLLYRGKRLVNWDPKFHTAISDLEVENHEEQGHLWHFRYPLADGASTADGKNYLVVATTRPETMLGDSAVAVHPEDERYASLVGKFVDLPLVGRRIPIIADDYVDMEFGTGCVKITPAHDFNDYEVGKRNGAQLINIFNASAAILPAAQGFDYEGKPLADFDGSLPEGYAELDRYDARKKIIADFDQLGLLDSIKDHTLMVPRGDRSGATVEPWLTDQWYVAATKLAVPAADAVRSGQIEFVPKMFENEYFHWMDNIQDWCISRQLWWGHQIPAWYDANGKVYVARSEAEARSKYGLDASVELNRDEDVLDTWFSSALWTFSTLGWPHDMETVQRFHPTDVLVTGFDIIFFWVARMIMMTMHFIKDENGKPQVPFKKVYVTGLIRDEHGAKMSKSKGNVLDPIDLIDGIDLDSLVAKRTSGMMQPKLAAKVEKNTRKTFPDGFSESGTDALRFTLTSLASLSRDINFDVKRLEGYRNFCNKLWNAARLVQMNTFETIEGSDEFGAPLDCGQNGGELELSLADKWIQSRLQNLITEVHKHYAQYRFDLMSQSLYSFIWDEYCSWYLELSKPVFWNEDSSEAQLRGTRKTVVSVLDSLLKLIHPIMPFISEEIWQSIKPVTGATGDSIMLEAFPIAEPSNVDASAEADLEWVKGVITGVRNIRGEMNIAPSKAIAILLQNGTAEDERRYKENETFLKQLAKLESITWVNEGDEVPPSSTALVDHLKVLVPMAGLIDVDAEKARINKEIDKTKAELARVEGKLNNEKFVGKAPEAVIAKEKEKAAAYQSKLADLTGQLTQLDALK; encoded by the coding sequence ATGGATAAGACTTACCAGCCGAATCAAATAGAACGTAAACACTACGACCAGTGGGAAAGCAATCACTACTTCCGCCCGAGCGGCGAAGGTGATCCTTACTGCATTATGATTCCGCCACCGAATGTCACCGGCAGCCTGCACATGGGTCATGCTTTCCAACAGACTATTATGGATGCTCTGATTCGCTACAACCGAATGATGGGCAAAGATACGCTTTGGCAACCGGGCACCGACCATGCCGGTATTGCAACGCAAATGGTGGTTGAGCGTTTACTTTCTGCTGAAGGCAAAACGCGCCACGACTTAGGCCGAGAAACCTTTATCGACCGTGTTTGGGAATGGAAAAACCAGTCTGGTGGCACCATCACCAACCAGATGCGCCGCTTGGGCGATTCGGTTGATTGGGAGCGTGAACGCTTCACCATGGACGAAGGCCTAAGCGAAGCGGTACGCGAAGTGTTTGTACAGCTGTACGACGAAGGCCTGCTTTATCGCGGTAAACGTCTAGTCAACTGGGACCCTAAATTCCACACGGCGATTTCTGACTTAGAAGTGGAAAACCACGAAGAACAGGGCCACTTGTGGCACTTCCGTTATCCATTGGCCGACGGTGCCAGCACAGCAGACGGCAAAAATTACTTGGTCGTAGCCACCACTCGACCAGAAACCATGCTCGGCGACTCTGCTGTTGCGGTGCATCCAGAAGACGAGCGCTATGCTTCGTTAGTCGGTAAATTTGTTGATTTACCGTTGGTTGGCCGTCGCATTCCTATTATTGCTGACGACTACGTCGATATGGAATTCGGTACCGGCTGCGTCAAAATCACCCCAGCGCACGACTTTAACGACTATGAAGTAGGTAAGCGTAACGGCGCGCAACTGATTAACATCTTCAATGCCAGCGCGGCGATTTTACCTGCAGCTCAAGGCTTTGATTACGAAGGCAAACCATTGGCCGATTTTGACGGCAGCTTGCCTGAAGGCTATGCCGAGCTAGATCGTTACGATGCGCGTAAAAAGATCATTGCCGACTTTGATCAGCTTGGTCTACTCGACTCCATTAAAGATCACACCCTTATGGTGCCTCGCGGTGACCGCTCTGGCGCAACGGTTGAGCCTTGGCTCACCGACCAATGGTATGTTGCCGCTACAAAGCTGGCAGTACCTGCGGCCGATGCGGTGCGTTCTGGCCAAATTGAATTTGTGCCGAAAATGTTCGAAAACGAATACTTCCATTGGATGGACAACATCCAAGACTGGTGTATTTCGCGCCAACTTTGGTGGGGCCACCAGATTCCGGCTTGGTACGATGCTAACGGCAAAGTTTATGTTGCTCGCAGCGAAGCCGAAGCTCGCAGCAAATACGGTTTAGATGCTTCTGTAGAACTTAACCGCGATGAAGATGTACTCGACACCTGGTTCAGCTCTGCATTGTGGACTTTCTCTACGTTGGGCTGGCCACACGATATGGAAACCGTACAACGTTTCCACCCGACTGACGTACTGGTAACCGGTTTCGACATCATTTTCTTCTGGGTGGCGCGCATGATCATGATGACCATGCACTTCATCAAAGATGAAAACGGCAAACCACAGGTACCGTTCAAAAAAGTTTATGTTACCGGTCTAATTCGCGACGAACACGGCGCGAAAATGTCGAAATCGAAAGGTAATGTTTTAGACCCGATCGACTTGATTGACGGTATCGATCTAGACAGCCTCGTTGCCAAGCGCACCAGCGGTATGATGCAACCGAAGCTTGCAGCCAAGGTAGAAAAGAACACTCGCAAAACCTTCCCTGATGGCTTTAGTGAGTCTGGCACCGACGCACTGCGCTTTACTCTAACCTCGTTAGCATCGCTGTCGCGCGATATTAACTTCGATGTAAAACGCCTCGAAGGTTACCGCAATTTCTGTAATAAATTATGGAACGCTGCGCGCTTGGTACAGATGAACACCTTTGAAACTATTGAAGGTAGCGACGAATTTGGTGCGCCGTTGGATTGCGGCCAAAATGGTGGCGAGCTTGAACTGTCGCTGGCCGATAAGTGGATTCAATCGCGCTTACAAAACCTGATAACAGAAGTTCATAAACACTACGCGCAATATCGTTTTGACCTGATGAGCCAGTCGCTCTATTCCTTTATTTGGGATGAATACTGCTCTTGGTATCTTGAACTTTCTAAGCCGGTATTTTGGAACGAAGACAGCAGCGAAGCTCAGTTACGTGGCACACGTAAAACGGTTGTCAGCGTACTAGACAGTTTGCTTAAACTGATCCACCCAATCATGCCGTTTATCTCTGAAGAGATTTGGCAAAGCATTAAGCCTGTCACTGGCGCAACCGGCGACTCAATTATGCTTGAGGCCTTCCCTATCGCTGAGCCAAGTAATGTTGATGCCAGTGCCGAAGCCGATCTTGAATGGGTTAAGGGTGTCATTACCGGCGTACGTAATATTCGCGGTGAAATGAACATTGCACCGAGCAAAGCCATCGCTATTTTATTGCAAAATGGTACTGCCGAAGATGAGCGCCGCTATAAAGAAAACGAAACCTTCTTAAAGCAACTGGCTAAGTTAGAAAGCATCACTTGGGTTAATGAAGGCGACGAAGTTCCGCCAAGTTCGACGGCTCTTGTTGATCATTTAAAAGTGTTGGTACCAATGGCTGGTTTGATCGATGTTGATGCTGAAAAAGCGCGCATTAACAAAGAAATCGATAAAACCAAAGCCGAACTGGCACGCGTTGAAGGCAAGCTCAACAATGAAAAATTTGTTGGTAA